A stretch of the Calypte anna isolate BGI_N300 chromosome 5, bCalAnn1_v1.p, whole genome shotgun sequence genome encodes the following:
- the CABP4 gene encoding calcium-binding protein 4 yields the protein MGSQPLNGIPALKWDPGGKVDFDDFVDLMGPKMLAETADMIGIKELRDAFREFDTNGDGQISMAELREAMRKLLGQQLNHREVDEILKDVDINGDGLVDFEEFVRMMSR from the exons ATGGGATCCCAGCCCTTAAATGGGATCCCAGCCCTTAAATGGGATC CCGGGGGTAAGGTGGATTTTGATGATTTTGTGGATCTGATGGGTCCCAAGATGCTGGCGGAGACGGCGGACATGATCGGGATCAAGGAGTTGCGTGACGCTTTCCGTGAG TTTGACACCAACGGGGACGGGCAGATCAGCATGGCAGAGCTGCGGGAGGCCATGAGGaagctgctggggcagcagctcaACCACCGGGAGGTGGACGAGATCCTCAAGGACGTGGACATCAACGGGGACGGGCTGGTGGACTTTGAAG AGTTTGTGCGGATGATGTCGCGCTGA